The stretch of DNA ACGCCTCGTCCGCCCCAAACACCTCGCGGGCCCCCTCGAGCCCGGCGCTGCGCCCGACCCAAACGGCCATCTTGGCGTCGAATTCGCGGCAGAACAGCACGAATTCGCCCTCTTTCCGGCCAGGGATGAACACCGCCAGCGACTCGGGCTCGGTAAAGCCGGTGAGATAGGCGAAGTCGCTGTCCTGGCGGTAGGGGAACTCGACGTCGCGGTTGCGCACCGCGGCGGGCGCGCCGGCGATGAGCGCGACGCTCCTTTTCTTCATGCGCTTGAGCAGGCGGCGACGGCGCTGCTGGAATTCGGACAAGGGCAACATCGGATGACTCAATGAAGCTGGGGAGCGGCGTTCTGCTCGAATTCGCTGCGGACGAGCTGCACCCCGGCCCGGACGAATTCGGTCAGCTCGGCGTAAGCCTCTTCGTCGGTTTCATCGGCGTGTTCCGAGTCGAGGCGGGAAAGCTGTAGGATGTCGTCGAGCACCTCGGCGCATTCGCCGGGCCAGTCGCTGTCGGCCAGCTTGTAGCCCAGCCCATACAGGAATCCCTGACACCATTCGCCCAGCGCGCGGGCGCGGTCGCTCATCGCATGGTCGTCGTCCGGCAGGCACAGTTCGAAGCTGAAATCGAAGGCATCCAGTTGCTCGCGCGTGCGGTTGCACAAACTTTCGCAGCACGCCTGCTCGTCCGCATTCAGCCCGGCCTTGTCGTCGCCGAAGATGGCACTCAGCCACTGCTCGCAATCGAGCCGGCCGTCGACGCACAAAAGGCCCGCCAATGTGCCGTGGGCCTCGGCGACGCTGGCAGGGACGTGATGGTTGAGGAATATCGCCTGGATGTCCTCGTAAGAGGGACTCTCGTGCATGAGTGACTTGTCGAACTTGGGAGTATTTCATTATGCTAACATCCCTTGGGCTAGGGCCGGTACCCAAAGCCATGGCCACCAGCCCCGCAATACCCCTGACTTCGTCCCCATCTCCAGGAAATACGCGCCATGAGCGAACATCGCCCCATCAAAGTGCAGCTTCTCGGCAAGGAATACCCCATCGGCTGCGCCGAGGATGAGCAGCACGACCTGCTGATCGCCGCCCGTTTCCTCGACGAGAGAATGCGCAAGATCCGCGAAACCGGCCGCGTGATCGGCACCGAACGCATCGCGATCATGGCGGCCTTGAACATCGCCCATGAACTGGTCCAGGCCCAGCACGAGATCCGGCTCCTGAACCAGGGCCTGGCCAATCAGCATGCCATGAATTCGCTGGGTTCCGGCGGCGGCTGGAACGGTTGACCTCCGCGATAGCGGGAATTCCCAGACACGTCAAGTCTCTCACCTGCGCCGTTTATCGGGTAAGATAACTCCCCAGTATTCCCTGTAACGCTCGAAGCGTGCTGGGTTACTCTTTGAGCCTAATCTAAAACCCCGGGACTTTCGGGTGTTCGATGTGCGCAAGTCCGCTCCGAGCGGAAAGCCTGATTCGGCATCCTCAAATCCCACCTGAACCATATGGTTCAAGGGCGAAAGCATGCTACGGCGCAAACGGGGAATACTCTTTCTCGCCCCATGTCCATGACCGCGCCAACCGGCATCCGGACTCGAATCCGCGAGTGGCGACGCAGCCAATCTCCCTCCGAAGCTCGCCGAAAAAGCCTGCAAATCGCCAAGCAGTGCATCGGCTCCGGCTGGTTCGACGCCAAGGTCAGGATAGCGGCCTATCTTGCCCATGATGGCGAGGTGGAAACCACAGCCCTCTTCGAATACCTCCGCGAACTTGGCCGCACCGGCTTCGTCCCCATCCTGCGGAAGGAGCCCCGGCGCATGCTCTGGTTCGGCCCGTATGCCGGCACGGCCTCGATGCGTCCCAACCGCTACGGCATTCCCGAACCCCCTGTCGACCAAGGGACGATCACCGACGCCCGGGAACTCGATCTCGTGTTCATGCCCCTGGTGGCATTCGATCCGCGGGGAAACCGGCTCGGCATGGGCGGCGGCTATTACGACCGGACCTTCGCGTTCCGACTCGACGAACCCGCGTCCGCAAAACCCCGGCTGATCGGCCTCGCTTTCGAAGGCCAGAAGGTCGAGCGACTGGAAGCACAACCGTGGGACGTCCCGCTGGACGCCGTGGTCACCGAGGCAGGCATCTACCGCTTTCCAGCCCCTTCAGCCTGAATCCGTGCTGGAAAATTGCCGGAATGGGGAGTATTTTCCTCTTGCGGCAGGTCGAATGATCGTTGCCGGCCAACACGGAGTCCTGTGTATGCCAACGAGCCTCAACGTCCGCAAACCCCTCTCGCACGGCAGGACCGAGCCCTTGGTCCACATCGTCGACGACCAGCCGGCCGTGCGGGACGCGCTGAAAGCTCTGGTCGAGTCAGAGGGCTTGCCGGCGCGCTGCTTCGCCACCAGCAAAGCCTTTCTGGATTACTGCACCCCCGACACCCACGGCTGCATCGTGCTGGACCTGTGCCTGCCGGAAATGTCCGGCCTCGAACTGCAGAAGACTCTGACCGGCAAAGGGATACGGACGCCTATCATCTTCATCACCGGCCAGGGCGACGTGCCCGCGCTGGCGGAGGCCTTCCGGGGCGGTGCCTTCGATTTCATCGAAAAGCCGTTTGAAAATGAGGGCTTCCTGAACCGCCTCAGGGAAGCCATCGCCCTGGACCTGAGGAGTTCGGAGCACCGGCGCCGGCAAGCGGAAGCCCTTGCGCAATATGCTCGCCTCAGCAAGCGGGAGAAGCAGGTCCTGCACTGCACGGTCAAGGGTTACTCGTCCAAGGATACGGCCAAATCCCTCGGCATCAGCCATCGGACCGTCGAAATCTATCGCGCCAACGTGATGCGGAAGATGCAGGCCGAAACCCTGGCGGAACTGGTGCGGATAGCCCTGCTGCTCGAACCCGATTGAGCCCTCAATCGGGCGTGGGAATCGAAAGTTTCTCCTGCATTTCCAGCACTTCCTTCTCGGCCTCCAGCCAGTCTTCCAGCTCGCCGCCTCCGGCGAAGCCGCGTTTTTCGGCCCGGTAATAGGCCGCCTCCGCGATCAGCGCATGCAATAGATCGGGATCGGGCGGCGGCGGTACCGTCTCCACCTCGTCGTACGGAACAGGCTTGACGGTTCGGGACAATGCGGTTGCGACCATGATGTTTTCACCTCGTTAGAAGTTATGAGGTCGGAATCATTCTTTTCCTCCTCGATTTCTCCTTGATTTCTCCTTGTCACAGCCTTCCGGCCAGATCTTCCGGCCCCAAAGGCCCTGGCTCTTCAATCAGCGCCCGGGCGGCATCGACCCGGTCCCAGACGTTCCACAACAGCACGCCGCGCACACGGCCCTGGGCGAGGTAGTAGACCACGCCCTTGCGATAAGGCTCGGACCAGTCCTCGATGGTTTCCAGCCGCGAATCCAGTTCCCCCACCGCTTCATAGCCCAGCTCGAAGAGATCGGAATAGAAGTAGGGCAGATGCCGGTACGGATTCGCCTCGCCGGCCATGTTGCGCCCGGCCAGCCTGCCCATGGTGCGGGCGTTGTCCTCGTGTTCCACGTGCATCCAGCGGTCTAGGGCAGGGTTGTGAAAGGAGGCGACATCGCC from Methylococcus geothermalis encodes:
- a CDS encoding DUF2934 domain-containing protein, translated to MVATALSRTVKPVPYDEVETVPPPPDPDLLHALIAEAAYYRAEKRGFAGGGELEDWLEAEKEVLEMQEKLSIPTPD
- a CDS encoding 5-formyltetrahydrofolate cyclo-ligase, encoding MTAPTGIRTRIREWRRSQSPSEARRKSLQIAKQCIGSGWFDAKVRIAAYLAHDGEVETTALFEYLRELGRTGFVPILRKEPRRMLWFGPYAGTASMRPNRYGIPEPPVDQGTITDARELDLVFMPLVAFDPRGNRLGMGGGYYDRTFAFRLDEPASAKPRLIGLAFEGQKVERLEAQPWDVPLDAVVTEAGIYRFPAPSA
- a CDS encoding response regulator transcription factor; its protein translation is MPTSLNVRKPLSHGRTEPLVHIVDDQPAVRDALKALVESEGLPARCFATSKAFLDYCTPDTHGCIVLDLCLPEMSGLELQKTLTGKGIRTPIIFITGQGDVPALAEAFRGGAFDFIEKPFENEGFLNRLREAIALDLRSSEHRRRQAEALAQYARLSKREKQVLHCTVKGYSSKDTAKSLGISHRTVEIYRANVMRKMQAETLAELVRIALLLEPD
- a CDS encoding UPF0149 family protein, encoding MHESPSYEDIQAIFLNHHVPASVAEAHGTLAGLLCVDGRLDCEQWLSAIFGDDKAGLNADEQACCESLCNRTREQLDAFDFSFELCLPDDDHAMSDRARALGEWCQGFLYGLGYKLADSDWPGECAEVLDDILQLSRLDSEHADETDEEAYAELTEFVRAGVQLVRSEFEQNAAPQLH
- a CDS encoding cell division protein ZapA — its product is MSEHRPIKVQLLGKEYPIGCAEDEQHDLLIAARFLDERMRKIRETGRVIGTERIAIMAALNIAHELVQAQHEIRLLNQGLANQHAMNSLGSGGGWNG